In the genome of Candidatus Poribacteria bacterium, the window CCGTCGCGCGGCTGCGCACCACGACGAACTTCCCACCCGACGCCGCATTTCGGTATCCGATGTGCGGTGCAAAGATGCCGTCTTCATCCCATCGGTCAAAATTTTCCGCTTCACGAACCCACGCCACCTGCGCCCATGCGACCGAGGCGATCACGAAAACCATCGCAACATGCAAAGCACCGTGTGCGTTCACGGCCCATCTCCCCTTCCCACCCGCAATTGTATCCGTCCCAGATGCACAAGTGATACTCCCCACCGCAGGCGGTGGAGAGTATCACTTGCTTCTTAACTCCAAGATGAGGAAATCTCGGGGAGGAATTTCCAGCTCCTCTATAACGACCGTCTCGCCCTCCTTCCTCCATTTATCAATGGTTCTCCCCTTCCTCCAATCTATCACCTTTAACCTTTCGATCTCCATATCGATCATATACTTCCTCGGATCGATACGGAGGGAGATTTTAGCCTTCGCATATCTGTCCTTGTTCCAAACGCCGATATAGCCGTATCTGCCTTTATAAAGGTTTCTCAGATGCATTATGCCGTCCACTCCCATCAGATTGGTTTCAACGATTTCGAGCGGCTGGTTGTATTGGAGCCACCCCCTGTTCTCCCAATTCCATTCAACCCATTTTCTGATCATCCGCCGCTCCTTCTTGGAGGTCTCCTCTATCCTTCCTGCAACGAGCATAGGGCTTGTAAAAGCGGTCGAAGCCAGCATGAACTCTAACCCTGCCGTGTTGGTCACTTTCTGCAACCCTCTGTTGCGCAGGGGCCAAGCGTTGAAAAGGGGACACGCCATCTGAGTCAACGTCAGAAATGAAGGACGGAACCACCACTTCACGCAGAACTCCCTCCACTGGTTGACTATTAGGAAAAATTGATCCGGCCAGATAGCCTTGTAGTAATTCAAGTAAGGTTGTCCCTCAGCATCCCACGGGGCGGCACCCTCAGCCATATCGTGTAACTCAACGAGTCTCTCCCACGTTCTGGCGATGGCTATCTCAGGATTAGCCTCTCGAACCTTCTCGCTCAAACGTTTAAAAGCATGTCTCCACCACTCCGCACCGGCACGATCTTCATACCAGAGGAAGGTCGCCCCGGATTCCCTGACGAAATTCGCCAACGCCTCGGCATATCTATCTACGGTCGGGAAATCATCAGGAGGATAGTTGAAGCCGAAGGCATGGATGCCGAACTCCAACCCCGCCTCACGACAGGCGCCCGGAAGACTCTCAGGGTTATCTTTGGAAAACCCGTTCGGATAAGCCTCTACTGCCCTACTATCCCCCTCAGCCAAGCCGAAAACGGAAGGTTCTAAATCCCGAAACTCCCACCGGTCAGGTATGAGGTAGAATATCTTGAACCCACACTCTTTCACTATCGGAATGAGCTTCTTCAACAGGTTCTCATCCCACGAGTAACCATCCCGCATCTCACCTCTGAACCAAACCTCATACATAGGTTTTATGCTGAAACAGTTGGCTTTCAACCAACGATGGATGAGGAAAAGTTCATATATCCATACCGCTCTCTCTTTGTCGCCGTCGAACACCCCCTCACAGATCTTAGCCGTATCTCCGCCCACCATCTTTAAATACTTATCCAGATCGATATTCGGGCGATAACCGATCTCGAGAATACCCTTATCTTTTTCGAGCTCGACCTTCCAGTTGTAAGTTCCCACTGAGGCGAAAATCCCTCCTTCCAGATCATCGCTGTAAAACACAGATAAGGTTGAGTAAGGCTCGAAGGCGTATCGAGCGAAATCCCTCTCCTTCAAGCTCAGCCGGTCCAGGCAGATCTCCTCCACGACGCCCAATTCCCTTTCGGTTTGAACGGAGAACCATTTTGTAATCCACGGTTCATCTCCGGGGTAGATATCGTAGTTGATCTCTATCCGGATACCCTTGTTCTTCCCCACCCCGAGGGCGTGAATGACCAACCCGTACACCCCGCCTCCTTTAATATCCTTTCGTTCCTTCTCGGCGTATCCCCCTAGTTCGAAATCCTCCCCCAGATCGATCAGCTCACCGGTTTGAAGCTTCAAAAACCCCTCGGGGCTTGGGGATTTTATAAACTCCCTCCCCATCCGTTTATCTAAAAACGATACGGTGTAAAATCCTCTCCTCTGGATGTCATATTGAATTACCCTACAGATTCTCTCATTCTCTATTCTCCACATGAGAGAGGATTTATCGAAGGAGATCACCGGTTCGGTTACGCTGAAGAACATAGGATCTATGCTCTGAACCATCGTTTCTCCTCCATAGTTGATAAAAAGCCGGCGGGAGACATCATACTCCCACCGGCGTTCAAGCCTGTTTTCCCTTCGGCTGAGACCCTATCTGCTTTGTTCCTTTATCCTTCCCCAGGTCGTGGTGAGCTTCGTATCGGGAGAGACAGCGGTTATACCCAGCACAGCTCCAAGACCTTTGTTCATAATTTCTTTGATCTCGTCCTTTTCCAGAGCGACTTTGAAGATGGCAACCTCATCCAAGATGCCGATGAACCAATTGCCGCCTGGATCGAAAACACCGCACCCTCCGATGTTAACGTTATAGCTGGAGGTTTCGGGTTTGCCGGGGCTACCTTTAGCAGCTTCTTCTCCGTCGAGGTAAACCGCTGAGCCGCTCGAGCTTGCAACCGCAGCTATGTGATGCCACTCCTTCTTGGGAAACCTATAGGTTGCGTCTACCCCGTGGGTGGTGGGAGTCCAATATTGGACCGTGTTGGGATTGATAAAACCGAACTCCACAGCGTCGTTTTGTCCTATTAATCCCACTCTACTTGCAACTATATCCCCCGGTTTAGCCCAGAGCACTATCGTGAGAGCGTCCAAGCTATCGAGGAGTTTCTTCTCAGTTGAAACGCAGGCGTCTTTACCGTTAAACTCCAGCGCTTTACCGAATTTGCCATCAACCCATTTAACACCGCCTTTCAACTTACCATCGTTGCCGTTTCCGGACGCATCCTTTGTTATATCCCCTTTACCTTCGTCGAAGAGCCACACAGCGATGGCATCTTCGAGCTTCACCTTGGCGCTACTTACACCTGTAAGCGCCAACCCGATAGCGATTAAACTAACGCATAGCATCGTTAAACCTTTCATCGCCCGTCTCCTCCTCTCTTTAGGAATTACACGCTGCCTGCGAACCTCCTTGGCTGGGTTCGCTCATATTTTAACCTCACGACATACACCTCCCCGTAGTATAATATGGTCGCTCATATTCCCTAGAAATGTAGCATATCACCTCCCTCGTCAAGCAGGAATTTAACCATTAGGGCTTTTCAATGTATCGTGGGCTGTATCGCCCCTCATCTCGTCAAACAGCCATATCCCCACGGCGTCATCGAGAAATGACCCGGCGGATAGGCTTCCAACTGGGATTAAAATCAAGGAGACTAAAGCGATACCTACCAATGAGGTTCTCATACCTTGATCCCTCCTTTTCCGTGTTAAGTTTCTCCGATGGGAGCTTCACCCCCTACCCGTTCTGTATAACAGATACTCCATATACTCACACATGTTCGGCCAGGAGATGTCCGGCGGGGCGCCGTGGTCCAAGTCCGGTATGTATCCTCCCTCCTCCACCAGCGGCATCACCCTGTCGACCTCCCTCCGCATCGCCTCGCCCCCCACAGCCACCGCCCGTTTATCGATCCCTCCGATCAGCAGAAGATCCCGACCGTACTCCCGACGCAGTTCGACCACATCCATCCCCGCTGCCACCTCACACGGCCATATCCCGTTTATCCCAGCGTCGAGCCAGATCGGTATCAGTCCTCTCACATCCCCATCGCTATCCAGAAAGATGAACTCAACCCCTCTGCTCCGGAGGAAATCACACACCCTCCTGTAATATTTAAGGGCGAACTTTCGGAACATCTGCGGATTGATCAGAGAACCGGTCTTGCAAGCCATATCCTCCCAGAAAGCGAACATATCGATCTCCGCATCCTCCAAAACCTTTTCCGTGATGGCTATGATCGACTCAGCCCTCTCCTCCATCATCCTCTCGATC includes:
- a CDS encoding LamG domain-containing protein → MKGLTMLCVSLIAIGLALTGVSSAKVKLEDAIAVWLFDEGKGDITKDASGNGNDGKLKGGVKWVDGKFGKALEFNGKDACVSTEKKLLDSLDALTIVLWAKPGDIVASRVGLIGQNDAVEFGFINPNTVQYWTPTTHGVDATYRFPKKEWHHIAAVASSSGSAVYLDGEEAAKGSPGKPETSSYNVNIGGCGVFDPGGNWFIGILDEVAIFKVALEKDEIKEIMNKGLGAVLGITAVSPDTKLTTTWGRIKEQSR